From a region of the Thermosipho melanesiensis BI429 genome:
- a CDS encoding tRNA-dihydrouridine synthase codes for MNLKPPLIIASGPGGNGEYLKFINPEYVGAYTLKTITYNPKDGNKPPRMRDNENFVINSIGLENPGIKHFVENIEKYVLNTKTILSLGGDSKEEYIKVAEIISPYAKYFEAIEFNFSCPNVKKGGLSIITDKSDWEEILKRVRKILPNTFLIAKLSIEGHFVEISSQTVAKNAWDGLTLINCVRGLMFEDGKIITGGISGPLLKPISLRAIYEVRKRLRDIYIIASGGIYSKEDAKEFLNIGANAISIGSALFKDPQIVEEIGKYLKGVEK; via the coding sequence ATGAATCTAAAACCACCCCTAATTATTGCATCGGGCCCAGGTGGTAATGGTGAATATCTAAAATTTATAAACCCTGAATACGTAGGTGCATATACACTGAAAACAATAACCTACAATCCAAAAGATGGAAATAAACCTCCAAGAATGCGTGACAACGAAAATTTTGTAATTAACAGCATTGGACTTGAAAATCCTGGGATAAAACATTTTGTAGAAAATATAGAAAAATACGTTTTGAATACAAAAACTATTTTGAGTCTTGGGGGGGATTCAAAGGAAGAATATATAAAAGTTGCAGAAATTATCTCACCTTATGCAAAGTATTTTGAAGCAATAGAATTTAACTTTTCATGTCCAAATGTAAAAAAAGGTGGTTTATCAATAATAACCGATAAAAGTGATTGGGAAGAAATTTTGAAAAGGGTAAGAAAAATACTCCCAAATACATTCTTGATTGCAAAATTAAGTATTGAAGGACACTTTGTAGAAATCTCATCACAAACAGTTGCAAAAAATGCTTGGGATGGTCTAACTTTAATTAATTGTGTAAGGGGGCTGATGTTTGAAGATGGAAAAATAATCACCGGTGGCATATCTGGTCCACTTTTAAAACCAATTTCTTTGCGTGCAATTTACGAAGTAAGAAAAAGACTAAGAGATATATATATAATAGCTTCAGGAGGCATTTACTCTAAAGAAGACGCAAAAGAATTCCTAAATATAGGTGCCAACGCAATTTCCATAGGAAGTGCATTATTTAAAGATCCACAAATTGTAGAAGAGATTGGAAAATATTTGAAAGGAGTGGAAAAATGA
- the pyrF gene encoding orotidine-5'-phosphate decarboxylase, whose product MIPVLSLDMENPLEFIEKMGSFETVKVGHNLAIYGKKILDELYQKNLKVILDLKFCDIPSTVARSIKSWDHLAIIGFTVHSAAGIDSLKAALNSTDKLIFSVIKLTSQIGNLDDYLETIKILDNLNSSFVLPGKWAIQLRNKIKGKFLVPGIRMEIKADDQKDVITLDQVKDIANYVVLGREIYLSKNPKSKIEKIKEELKCQ is encoded by the coding sequence ATGATTCCAGTATTAAGTTTGGATATGGAAAATCCATTGGAATTTATTGAAAAAATGGGAAGCTTTGAAACAGTAAAAGTAGGACATAATTTAGCAATATACGGGAAAAAAATACTAGATGAACTTTACCAAAAAAATCTAAAAGTCATTTTAGACCTAAAATTTTGTGATATACCTTCTACGGTGGCTCGTTCCATCAAAAGTTGGGACCACCTGGCAATAATTGGTTTTACAGTCCACAGTGCAGCTGGTATAGATAGTCTAAAAGCTGCTCTTAACTCTACAGACAAACTCATCTTTTCAGTTATTAAATTAACATCCCAAATAGGAAATTTAGATGATTATCTAGAAACAATTAAAATACTTGATAATTTAAATAGCTCTTTTGTTTTACCTGGGAAATGGGCAATACAACTTAGAAATAAAATAAAAGGAAAATTTTTAGTACCAGGAATTAGAATGGAAATAAAAGCGGATGACCAAAAAGATGTAATCACCCTTGACCAAGTTAAAGATATAGCAAATTACGTAGTTTTGGGAAGAGAAATATACCTTTCAAAAAATCCAAAAAGTAAAATAGAAAAAATAAAGGAGGAATTAAAATGTCAATAG
- the pyrE gene encoding orotate phosphoribosyltransferase, protein MSIEEILEKSGAILEGHFILSSGNHSEKYVQCARLFENPTYGEMVGNMLAKKIKKYNPDLIIGPAMGGIHIAYVTAKYLNKRNIFTERENGKMTLRRGFKIIPGEKVAIIEDVITTGKSVKEVIEIVEKMGGKICCIASIINRADENPFKYPYEYLTKIEIPIYKEDECPLCKKNIPPEKPGSRYLKK, encoded by the coding sequence ATGTCAATAGAAGAAATTCTTGAAAAATCAGGAGCAATTTTAGAAGGACATTTCATATTATCATCGGGCAATCACTCAGAAAAATACGTACAATGCGCAAGGTTATTTGAAAATCCCACTTACGGAGAAATGGTTGGAAATATGCTTGCAAAAAAGATAAAAAAGTACAACCCTGACTTAATAATAGGCCCCGCTATGGGTGGGATACATATTGCATATGTTACAGCAAAATATTTAAACAAAAGAAATATATTCACAGAAAGAGAAAATGGAAAAATGACTCTAAGAAGAGGATTTAAAATAATACCAGGGGAAAAAGTCGCCATAATTGAAGATGTGATAACTACAGGAAAATCTGTTAAAGAAGTGATAGAAATTGTAGAAAAAATGGGTGGAAAAATTTGTTGTATAGCATCAATTATCAATAGGGCAGATGAAAATCCTTTCAAATATCCATATGAATATTTGACAAAAATTGAAATACCAATATACAAGGAAGATGAATGTCCATTATGCAAAAAAAATATTCCACCGGAAAAACCAGGAAGTAGATATCTAAAAAAATAA
- a CDS encoding ABC transporter substrate-binding protein, which yields MKKLLVIILALLVVFSFAKTKVIFWHAMGGNHGKTLEQIVKSFNDSHPDIEVEAIYVGNYGALSQKLLAGAQAGELPTISQAYSNWTAKLIQSRVVQKLNDFLFDPEIGLTKEEWEDVYEPLRKNCMWGNDVYAVPFNKSLYVLYYNADLLTLYGVDVPKSINELYYAAKVLTEDVDGDGKPDQYGFGFRTTVDLFQILLSLRGGSILKNVDGKWVSNIDSPETRDVLRFVRKLIDDGVAYYQGGYMNDPFGQQKVVMYIGTIAGRKYVEGSVKGKFNWSWAPVPVWKTRNVPFAGTDVIMFANATEEQKKAAWEFMKYLISPDVTAFWSVNTGYIPVRKSALETNIWKENVKSDPLAEVPLTQIENAVFDPQIGVWYEIRTVVSNMFSDFVNGKVDMGTAIKTADDQIKKYLAEEYGE from the coding sequence ATGAAAAAACTTTTGGTTATTATTTTAGCATTATTAGTTGTCTTTTCTTTTGCAAAAACTAAAGTTATATTTTGGCATGCGATGGGTGGAAATCATGGGAAGACTTTGGAGCAAATTGTTAAATCATTTAATGATTCACATCCAGATATCGAAGTTGAAGCTATATACGTAGGAAATTATGGTGCATTAAGTCAAAAGCTCCTTGCAGGTGCACAAGCAGGAGAGCTTCCAACAATATCCCAAGCTTATTCAAACTGGACAGCAAAACTTATTCAGAGTAGAGTGGTTCAAAAATTAAACGATTTCCTATTTGATCCAGAAATTGGATTGACAAAGGAAGAATGGGAAGATGTTTATGAGCCATTAAGGAAAAATTGTATGTGGGGTAATGATGTTTATGCAGTACCATTTAACAAAAGTTTATATGTCCTTTATTACAATGCAGATCTTTTAACTCTTTATGGTGTAGATGTTCCAAAATCAATTAACGAATTGTATTATGCAGCGAAAGTTTTAACAGAAGATGTTGATGGTGATGGTAAACCAGATCAATATGGTTTTGGTTTTAGAACGACTGTTGATTTGTTCCAAATCTTACTTTCTTTAAGAGGCGGTTCTATCTTGAAAAATGTTGATGGTAAATGGGTATCAAACATTGATAGCCCAGAAACAAGGGATGTTTTAAGATTTGTTAGAAAGCTTATAGATGATGGCGTTGCATATTATCAAGGTGGGTATATGAATGATCCATTTGGACAACAAAAAGTAGTTATGTATATTGGTACAATTGCAGGTAGAAAATATGTTGAAGGATCAGTAAAGGGAAAATTCAATTGGAGCTGGGCTCCTGTACCTGTTTGGAAGACGAGAAATGTACCATTTGCAGGAACAGATGTAATTATGTTTGCAAATGCAACGGAAGAACAAAAGAAAGCAGCATGGGAATTTATGAAGTATCTTATTTCACCAGATGTAACAGCTTTTTGGTCTGTAAATACTGGATATATTCCGGTAAGAAAAAGTGCTCTTGAAACAAATATTTGGAAAGAAAATGTAAAATCCGATCCACTTGCGGAAGTACCATTAACGCAAATAGAAAATGCAGTATTTGACCCACAAATAGGAGTATGGTATGAAATTAGAACAGTAGTAAGTAATATGTTCTCTGATTTTGTAAATGGTAAAGTGGATATGGGAACTGCAATTAAAACTGCAGACGATCAAATTAAGAAATATCTTGCAGAAGAATATGGAGAATAA
- a CDS encoding NAD(P)/FAD-dependent oxidoreductase yields the protein MYKIGIVGGGIIGCAIAYFLGKLGESSIILFEKSYLSSGATGRCGGGIRQQWSSRENVRLAKRSVKFFERFEEELGVDIEYRQGGYLLLAFNEKEVEQFERNVQMQRNEGLNVEVLTKREVKKRYPFINTNGLKMATFCQKDGHANPHKATFAFANAAKDFGIKIYTREEVLDIQKERGNYRIITNKGEYICEVLVNAAGPWSKEIGKMMGVELPTESFRHQIFVTEPVEYFFPFMAISFSKNFYMRQTLHGNFIMGQGDKDEKPGINRNVTFRFEKEMAKKMVFFFPFLNELRVLRHWSGEYNMSPDAQPILGAKGNFFYAVGFSGHGFMLAPAVGEAIAELILFGKTLHSDISHLNLDRFKGKLEIERNVV from the coding sequence ATGTATAAGATAGGAATAGTTGGCGGAGGAATAATAGGTTGTGCAATTGCATACTTTTTAGGGAAGTTAGGTGAAAGTTCGATAATATTATTTGAAAAGAGTTATTTATCATCTGGAGCAACGGGAAGATGTGGCGGTGGGATAAGACAACAGTGGAGTTCTCGAGAAAATGTAAGACTTGCTAAGAGAAGTGTTAAGTTTTTCGAGAGGTTTGAAGAAGAACTTGGAGTTGATATTGAATATAGACAAGGAGGCTATTTGCTACTTGCTTTTAATGAAAAGGAAGTAGAACAATTTGAAAGAAACGTTCAAATGCAAAGGAATGAGGGTTTAAATGTGGAAGTTTTAACTAAAAGAGAAGTGAAAAAAAGGTATCCATTTATAAATACAAATGGATTGAAAATGGCAACCTTTTGTCAAAAAGATGGTCATGCAAATCCCCATAAAGCAACTTTTGCCTTTGCAAATGCTGCTAAAGATTTTGGAATAAAAATTTACACTAGGGAAGAAGTATTAGATATACAAAAAGAAAGAGGAAATTATAGGATTATTACAAACAAGGGAGAATATATTTGTGAAGTATTGGTGAATGCAGCAGGTCCATGGTCAAAAGAAATAGGAAAAATGATGGGAGTGGAACTTCCAACTGAGAGTTTTAGACATCAGATTTTTGTAACAGAACCTGTTGAGTATTTTTTTCCTTTCATGGCAATAAGTTTCTCAAAAAACTTTTATATGAGACAAACTTTACATGGAAACTTTATTATGGGCCAAGGTGATAAAGATGAAAAGCCAGGAATAAACAGAAATGTTACGTTTAGGTTTGAAAAAGAGATGGCAAAAAAAATGGTATTTTTCTTTCCGTTTTTGAATGAATTGAGAGTTTTAAGGCATTGGTCTGGAGAATATAACATGTCTCCAGATGCACAACCTATTTTAGGTGCAAAGGGGAATTTTTTCTATGCTGTGGGGTTTTCTGGACATGGGTTTATGCTTGCACCAGCGGTAGGTGAGGCAATCGCAGAACTTATTTTATTTGGAAAAACTCTTCATAGTGATATTTCACATTTAAATTTGGATAGATTTAAAGGAAAGTTAGAAATTGAACGCAATGTGGTATAA
- a CDS encoding FAD-dependent oxidoreductase, with amino-acid sequence MKVQTLIIGAGPAGLCGAIALAESNVDVLVVDEGIKPGGQLTKQTHKFFGHEKFFASVRGFEIGKILYNKAKKLGVKFLLQSTVSGIYEDTIVIYDRKNNVVKEVDADFLLIATGASEKFISFEKNYLPGVYGAGAVQTLIHQYRALPGVDFLIVGAGNIGLILAYQLIQANANVKAIIEISNKIGGYRVHANKIRRMGVPILLRHTILKAIGEERVRGAVVGRLNENDTVDETMEFAVDTICLSVGLQPSIELAAQAGVKIEYIPELGGFVPFRDENMKACERVYIAGDLAGIEEATTAMIEGYIAGYNIAQEITSKSFKNKINFYKNELKIFRSGPFASKIRNGLKKFGIHFEKLPYIEKFEKEEIKENKLHAVIECPQAIPCNPCETSCPTSAIKIGENINNVPMVDAQKCIGCGICVMKCPGLAIFLVQRLDDYSIVGIPYEFKLPEVKEEVELFNKDGNFLGKGTVLKIMKNDKGKTHVIFLKVPKGLEKEVRHFKRFVGKDDEIVCRCEGITRKEIEIAIDNGFKDFEELRRYLRISMGPCGGRTCRLQTLFILSKRLNIPISEIDMGTLRPPSIPLPFRAILKGVEKDV; translated from the coding sequence GTGAAAGTACAAACTCTTATTATTGGAGCTGGTCCTGCAGGGTTGTGCGGTGCCATTGCATTAGCTGAGTCTAATGTGGATGTTTTGGTTGTTGATGAAGGAATAAAGCCGGGGGGACAATTAACAAAGCAAACACATAAGTTTTTCGGACATGAGAAATTTTTCGCATCAGTGAGAGGATTTGAAATTGGTAAAATTTTGTACAACAAAGCAAAAAAATTAGGTGTTAAATTTCTTTTACAATCAACAGTTAGTGGAATTTATGAAGATACAATAGTGATATATGATAGAAAAAACAATGTAGTAAAAGAAGTAGATGCAGACTTTTTGTTAATTGCAACAGGAGCATCAGAGAAATTTATAAGTTTTGAAAAGAATTATTTACCAGGTGTTTATGGTGCAGGTGCAGTTCAAACCTTAATTCATCAGTACAGAGCACTTCCGGGTGTAGATTTTTTAATAGTAGGTGCTGGTAATATCGGTCTTATATTAGCTTATCAGTTGATTCAAGCAAATGCAAATGTAAAAGCAATTATTGAAATCTCCAACAAGATAGGAGGATATAGGGTACATGCAAATAAAATAAGGAGAATGGGAGTTCCGATTTTATTACGACATACTATATTAAAAGCGATTGGTGAAGAAAGGGTAAGAGGAGCTGTAGTTGGCAGGTTAAATGAGAATGATACAGTGGATGAAACAATGGAATTTGCTGTTGACACAATATGTCTTTCAGTAGGGCTTCAACCAAGTATTGAGCTTGCCGCACAAGCAGGTGTAAAGATAGAATATATTCCGGAACTTGGAGGATTTGTACCATTTAGAGATGAAAATATGAAGGCGTGTGAAAGAGTATATATAGCAGGAGATTTGGCGGGGATTGAAGAAGCAACTACAGCTATGATTGAAGGGTATATAGCTGGGTATAATATTGCGCAAGAGATTACATCAAAATCTTTTAAAAATAAGATAAATTTTTACAAAAATGAATTGAAGATATTTAGAAGTGGTCCTTTTGCATCAAAAATAAGGAATGGTTTAAAAAAATTTGGAATTCATTTTGAAAAGCTTCCATATATTGAAAAATTTGAAAAAGAAGAAATAAAAGAAAACAAACTCCATGCGGTGATTGAATGTCCACAAGCAATTCCATGTAATCCGTGTGAAACTTCCTGTCCAACTTCTGCTATAAAGATAGGAGAAAATATAAATAATGTTCCAATGGTTGATGCGCAAAAGTGTATTGGTTGTGGCATTTGTGTTATGAAATGTCCAGGTCTTGCCATATTTTTAGTTCAAAGGTTAGATGATTATTCGATTGTTGGAATACCTTATGAATTTAAGTTGCCCGAAGTTAAAGAAGAGGTAGAACTTTTTAATAAGGATGGGAATTTTCTAGGAAAAGGAACGGTTTTGAAGATTATGAAGAACGATAAGGGAAAAACGCATGTAATATTTTTAAAAGTACCAAAGGGGTTAGAAAAAGAAGTAAGACATTTTAAAAGATTCGTAGGTAAGGATGATGAAATTGTATGTAGATGTGAAGGTATTACTAGAAAAGAAATAGAGATTGCAATTGATAATGGTTTTAAGGATTTTGAAGAACTAAGGAGATATCTAAGAATTTCTATGGGACCTTGCGGTGGGCGAACTTGTAGACTTCAAACGTTGTTTATTTTATCTAAAAGATTGAACATTCCGATTTCGGAAATAGATATGGGAACTTTAAGACCACCTTCTATTCCACTTCCTTTTAGGGCTATTTTAAAAGGAGTTGAGAAAGATGTATAA
- a CDS encoding (2Fe-2S)-binding protein, with product MYREILEHPILENVESEIVEFVFEGMTLKALKGDTIASALVKNGIDVFGYTEKGYPRGFFCAIGKCSSCLVKVNGVPNIRACITLVVDGMVVERQNGKGKLK from the coding sequence TTGTACAGGGAAATTTTGGAACATCCTATATTAGAAAATGTAGAAAGTGAAATTGTTGAATTTGTTTTTGAGGGGATGACTTTAAAGGCTTTAAAAGGAGATACCATTGCAAGTGCTTTAGTAAAAAATGGAATCGATGTATTTGGATATACGGAAAAGGGATATCCAAGGGGTTTTTTTTGTGCAATAGGCAAATGTTCTTCGTGTCTTGTAAAGGTGAATGGGGTACCGAATATAAGAGCTTGTATAACGTTGGTTGTTGACGGAATGGTTGTTGAAAGACAAAATGGAAAGGGGAAATTAAAGTGA
- a CDS encoding helix-hairpin-helix domain-containing protein produces MEHIIAKELEIKSWQVKNAIELLKENTIHFVSRYRKDQTGGLNEIQLRKIEKRYKYLRNVEQLKIKILKILEKDGVLTPQLKKKIEHTFTLNELEDIYLPFKKRKKTKADIAIENGLLPLAEKSTKGTINLELVNEKEKIIEGITDILAQKFSHNDIVRKKLEIFLIKYGYVKCKKKVKKKTKYDMYDNFTKKLSLLHPHNILSINRGEKEGALKVKLYLPEKFKEDIFNLMNWNKNEIVEKGLKKGWKILFSSIEKRVRKILTEKAEERSIKVFSKNLKQLLLTPPLKNTRILAIDPGNKTGCKIVALDELGNPLEHAVIYPTAPYFDTKNSEKKILKMLQNHKLKLIVIGNGTASRETQQFIAKTIKKYNLKTKYIFSNEAGASVYSVSDIAIEEFPTLDPTIRSAISIGRRVQDPLAELVKIDPKSLGMGQYQHDINQKKLAEELKNAVTDIVNQLGIDLNSASSKLLEHVAGITPSLAKKIVNFRKKIGKFTERKQLLEIEGLGQKTYTQCAGFLRIKNGKNPLESTAIHPEHYKIANEILKNNIYDLDYLSKKFNVGILTLTDIINELKSMGKEDNLPTPIFYNEITDFKELKIGMKLKGKVINITDFGIFVDIGLKESGFIHKKLIDKEIKINDIIDVEVIDIDNDLRYIKLKSRR; encoded by the coding sequence ATGGAACATATCATTGCTAAAGAATTGGAAATAAAAAGCTGGCAAGTAAAAAATGCAATAGAATTGTTAAAAGAAAACACAATACATTTTGTAAGTCGATATAGAAAAGATCAAACTGGTGGTTTAAATGAAATACAACTAAGAAAAATTGAAAAAAGATATAAGTACTTACGAAATGTTGAGCAACTTAAGATAAAAATTCTAAAAATTCTGGAAAAAGATGGTGTTTTAACACCTCAACTAAAGAAAAAAATAGAACATACATTTACTTTAAATGAACTTGAAGACATTTATTTGCCTTTTAAAAAAAGAAAAAAGACTAAAGCAGATATTGCAATAGAAAATGGTCTTTTACCACTTGCTGAAAAGAGCACCAAAGGCACTATTAATTTGGAATTAGTTAACGAAAAAGAAAAAATTATTGAAGGAATAACGGATATTTTAGCTCAAAAATTTTCACATAACGATATTGTTAGAAAAAAATTAGAGATATTTTTAATCAAATACGGGTATGTGAAATGCAAAAAAAAGGTGAAAAAGAAAACAAAATATGATATGTATGACAATTTCACAAAAAAGCTAAGTTTATTACATCCACACAACATATTATCAATAAACCGAGGAGAAAAAGAAGGAGCACTAAAAGTAAAGCTTTATTTACCAGAAAAATTTAAAGAAGATATTTTCAATCTAATGAATTGGAATAAAAATGAAATAGTTGAAAAAGGGTTGAAAAAGGGTTGGAAAATTTTATTTTCTTCTATTGAAAAGAGGGTAAGAAAGATTTTAACAGAAAAAGCAGAAGAAAGATCCATAAAGGTTTTTTCAAAAAATCTAAAACAATTACTATTAACTCCTCCACTAAAAAATACCAGAATACTTGCTATAGATCCCGGAAACAAAACAGGATGTAAAATAGTAGCATTGGATGAACTGGGTAATCCACTTGAACATGCTGTTATCTATCCAACTGCACCTTATTTTGACACAAAAAATTCTGAAAAAAAGATATTAAAAATGCTCCAAAACCACAAGCTAAAATTAATAGTAATAGGAAATGGTACTGCATCTAGGGAAACACAACAATTTATAGCAAAAACGATTAAAAAATACAATTTAAAAACAAAGTATATATTTTCAAATGAAGCAGGTGCATCTGTATATTCAGTTTCAGATATTGCCATTGAGGAATTTCCAACACTTGATCCAACAATTAGAAGTGCAATCAGTATTGGCAGAAGAGTCCAAGATCCTTTGGCAGAATTAGTTAAGATAGATCCTAAGTCGTTAGGTATGGGGCAATACCAACACGATATAAACCAAAAAAAATTAGCCGAAGAGTTAAAAAACGCAGTAACAGATATTGTTAACCAACTTGGAATTGATCTAAACAGTGCTTCTTCAAAACTCTTAGAACATGTCGCAGGAATCACACCTTCTCTTGCAAAAAAAATTGTAAACTTTAGAAAAAAAATAGGGAAATTCACAGAAAGGAAACAATTACTTGAAATAGAAGGTTTGGGACAAAAGACGTATACACAATGTGCTGGTTTTCTAAGGATAAAAAATGGAAAAAATCCTTTAGAATCTACGGCAATTCACCCAGAACATTACAAAATAGCAAATGAAATTCTTAAAAACAATATATATGATTTAGACTATCTATCAAAAAAATTCAATGTGGGAATTTTAACATTGACTGATATTATAAACGAATTAAAAAGTATGGGAAAAGAAGATAATTTACCTACTCCCATCTTCTACAACGAAATAACTGATTTTAAAGAATTAAAAATTGGCATGAAATTAAAAGGCAAGGTTATTAATATAACAGACTTTGGTATCTTTGTAGACATAGGTTTAAAAGAATCTGGATTTATACACAAAAAGTTAATAGATAAAGAAATTAAAATAAATGATATAATAGACGTGGAAGTAATCGATATAGACAATGATTTAAGATATATAAAATTAAAATCCAGGAGGTGA
- a CDS encoding chemotaxis protein CheW, translating to MELKVLTFMLGDEEFAIDIMKVDRVKEYEKTTKLPNSLDFVEGIINLMGEVIPIINLRKKFMLQDFDEKEKTKIIVIRFENEKKMGFLVDDVKEVITLSGDQIDQTPEYSGESSQFLLGVAKLEDRMILILDVEKILKKEEKIEISNMVK from the coding sequence ATGGAACTTAAGGTATTAACTTTCATGTTAGGTGATGAAGAATTTGCCATTGACATTATGAAAGTTGACAGAGTAAAGGAGTACGAAAAAACTACAAAACTTCCCAATTCATTAGATTTTGTAGAGGGAATTATTAATTTAATGGGAGAAGTAATTCCAATAATAAACTTAAGAAAAAAGTTTATGTTACAAGATTTTGATGAAAAGGAAAAAACAAAAATAATCGTTATTAGATTTGAAAATGAGAAAAAGATGGGATTTCTTGTTGATGATGTAAAAGAAGTTATTACCCTCTCTGGAGATCAAATAGATCAAACTCCGGAATACAGTGGTGAATCATCACAATTTTTACTTGGTGTTGCAAAACTGGAAGATAGAATGATACTTATACTCGATGTAGAAAAAATACTCAAAAAAGAGGAAAAAATAGAAATATCAAACATGGTTAAATAG